The Chitinophagaceae bacterium genome window below encodes:
- a CDS encoding glycosylase — protein MKFMWLIFFLLSVAVANAQKEVPSSVMQQVYEEVKTPYKYGLVVTPENDTKKIDCPSVFRKGNSWYMTYIQFDGRGYETWIAKSKDLLQWKTLGKLMSFSDTADWDNNQKAGYIGLQNTKWGGNYQLEKFQKKYWMSYIGGKDRGYESGPLAIGIANTTNDPTKPHEWNRLTQPVLSSTDKDVRWWENRKLYKSTVIRDRNKTLGSEFIMYYNANGDSSGNKPKWRWFERIGMAVSNDMVTWKRYNADPVMEHGVGITGDAVLQKINDVWVMFYFGAFWESRPKETFNRFACSYDLVNWTDWKGEDLIKSSEPYDAKYAHKSFVVKWKGVVYHFYCAVDNKDHRGIAVATSVDKGMSKLQFVK, from the coding sequence ATGAAGTTTATGTGGTTGATATTTTTTCTATTGAGTGTTGCGGTTGCAAATGCTCAAAAAGAAGTGCCATCATCTGTAATGCAACAGGTATATGAAGAAGTAAAAACACCTTACAAGTATGGCTTAGTTGTAACGCCTGAAAACGATACAAAGAAGATTGATTGCCCTTCGGTGTTTCGCAAGGGAAATTCTTGGTACATGACCTATATTCAGTTTGATGGTCGGGGTTATGAAACATGGATCGCAAAAAGTAAAGACCTGCTGCAATGGAAAACACTTGGTAAGTTGATGAGTTTTTCTGATACTGCTGATTGGGATAATAACCAGAAAGCAGGTTATATCGGTTTGCAGAATACAAAGTGGGGAGGTAATTATCAATTGGAAAAATTTCAGAAAAAATACTGGATGAGTTATATCGGTGGTAAGGACAGAGGTTATGAATCCGGACCTTTAGCAATCGGCATCGCTAATACAACAAACGATCCAACCAAACCACATGAATGGAACAGGTTAACACAACCGGTATTAAGCTCAACTGATAAAGATGTGCGCTGGTGGGAAAACCGTAAGCTGTATAAAAGCACAGTGATTCGTGACAGGAACAAAACACTCGGGAGTGAATTTATCATGTACTACAATGCAAATGGGGACAGCAGCGGAAACAAACCCAAATGGCGTTGGTTTGAACGTATAGGTATGGCCGTAAGTAACGATATGGTCACATGGAAACGTTACAATGCCGATCCCGTAATGGAACATGGCGTTGGTATTACAGGCGATGCTGTGCTGCAAAAGATAAATGATGTGTGGGTGATGTTCTATTTTGGTGCTTTCTGGGAAAGCCGGCCAAAAGAAACCTTTAACCGTTTTGCCTGCAGTTACGATTTAGTCAACTGGACTGACTGGAAGGGAGAAGATCTCATCAAATCATCCGAACCGTACGATGCCAAGTACGCACACAAGAGTTTTGTGGTGAAATGGAAGGGTGTGGTTTATCATTTCTATTGCGCCGTTGATAATAAAGATCATCGGGGAATTGCCGTTGCTACTTCAGTTGACAAAGGAATGAGTAAATTGCAGTTTGTAAAATAA
- a CDS encoding DUF4981 domain-containing protein, producing MTNNYAVHKPLLFFWGGLYAQLVDKTPAAIPVAPSVYNREPFEDPLVSGINRDQARATAYSFATVADALNGDRTKSGRYISLNGDWDFSFALKPADAPKDFYKSKVGGWKKINVPSNWEMQGYDKPIYKSAVYPFRPVNPPQVPQDYNGVGCYQKTFTVPANWRNMNVSLHFGGVSSAYKLWINGKFAGYAEDSFLPSEFNITPYLQEGENVISVWVIRWSDGSFLEDQDQWRMSGIHREVYLHAEPSLRIADFFYQTKLDKDYKDALLSIRPRIENLTGKEMPGYVLKAQLYDANNQPVLQQPLSKKTDEIINEIHPRLDRVKFGLMETSISNPKKWSPEEPNLYKLVLTLEDSTGKVLEVKTCKLGFRSIEFRKSDSKLLINGKLTYLYGVNRPDHHPIRGKALTRDDILQDIKTIKQFNFNCVRLSHYPSDPYLLDLCDEFGIMVIDEANLETHGLGGKLDHDPQWTAAYIERVSRMALRDKNHPSIVMWSLGNEAGSGPNHAAMAAWIKDFDITRPLHYEPAMGSPKEEGYIDQADPRYLKTNDHSHRIQNPLDQYYVDVISRMYPSDYTAPLLVNQPNGDHRPIFFCEYAHAMGNSAGNLRDFWDQWRSIPRVIGGCIWEFKDQGLEKTDSAGVKYYAYGGDYGEKYFDNFTIKGVVAADGRPKEAMYECKRIFQPIQCEWADSTKGLIRIINRSEVKNVNAYTAYIAIREDGKIISSQLIGGIAVAPGTSVEFPVSRWLPKLKSSSEYHVDMKFLVQKPSGWAESGFEIASNQLQLKKANAVPSKTKSYGKLAVTESINAVSVTGKNFNIRILNTFGGGLFSYVYNGKEQIAQPFLPHFKRPLTDNDKRGWKPQRKMKQWYEYELKQTGTTVGRSASGDLMITTNFSLINDSATVKVDYTISESGIIKVDYKLNVKPGLPNIPKVGMQGAINRSYDQIEYFGLGPMENYIDRKYGSDVGIYNQNIFDFMEPYVVPQENGNRTDVRWMYLNNPKSKDGLLIVADSLLSMSAWPYTEENIQNAKHTNKLKDAGFITLNIDLIQMGVGGNDSWSDVAAPLEQYQIKAKNYHYSFYLVPVNTSKRSVSSIIKKIKF from the coding sequence ATTACAAATAATTATGCTGTTCATAAGCCCCTCCTTTTTTTTTGGGGAGGCCTTTATGCACAGTTGGTAGATAAAACACCGGCAGCAATCCCCGTTGCTCCATCTGTTTATAACCGTGAACCTTTTGAAGACCCGTTGGTAAGCGGTATTAACAGGGATCAAGCAAGAGCAACTGCTTATTCATTTGCAACTGTTGCCGATGCATTGAATGGTGACAGAACGAAAAGCGGACGATACATTTCATTAAACGGTGATTGGGATTTCTCCTTTGCATTAAAACCTGCTGATGCGCCGAAGGATTTTTATAAAAGCAAAGTAGGTGGATGGAAGAAAATCAATGTTCCTTCCAATTGGGAAATGCAGGGTTATGATAAACCGATTTATAAAAGTGCAGTATATCCTTTTCGCCCGGTGAATCCGCCTCAGGTACCGCAGGATTATAACGGTGTAGGCTGCTACCAAAAAACATTTACTGTTCCTGCTAACTGGAGGAACATGAATGTGAGTTTGCATTTTGGTGGAGTAAGTTCAGCCTATAAATTATGGATCAACGGAAAGTTCGCCGGTTATGCAGAAGACAGTTTTCTGCCAAGCGAATTTAATATTACACCTTATTTACAGGAAGGAGAGAATGTGATTTCTGTTTGGGTAATTCGATGGAGTGATGGAAGTTTCCTTGAAGACCAGGATCAGTGGCGCATGAGTGGCATTCATCGTGAAGTGTATCTGCACGCAGAACCTTCGTTGCGTATTGCAGATTTCTTTTATCAAACAAAACTGGATAAGGATTATAAAGATGCATTGTTGAGTATTCGTCCACGCATCGAAAATTTAACCGGAAAGGAGATGCCCGGCTATGTGTTGAAGGCGCAGTTGTACGATGCAAACAATCAACCTGTATTACAACAACCACTTTCGAAAAAGACAGATGAGATCATCAACGAAATTCATCCACGGTTAGACAGAGTGAAATTTGGTTTGATGGAAACAAGCATCAGCAATCCAAAAAAATGGAGTCCGGAAGAACCAAACTTATACAAGTTGGTGTTGACATTGGAAGACAGCACCGGTAAAGTATTGGAGGTAAAAACCTGTAAACTTGGTTTTCGTTCCATTGAATTCAGAAAGAGTGACAGCAAACTACTCATCAATGGAAAGTTGACTTATCTCTATGGGGTCAACCGCCCCGATCATCATCCAATAAGAGGTAAGGCATTAACAAGAGATGATATTCTGCAGGATATAAAAACCATTAAGCAGTTCAATTTTAATTGTGTTCGTCTTTCGCATTATCCAAGTGATCCGTATCTGTTAGACTTATGTGATGAGTTTGGAATAATGGTGATTGATGAAGCGAATTTAGAAACACATGGTTTGGGTGGTAAGCTTGATCATGATCCTCAATGGACAGCAGCTTATATTGAACGAGTAAGCCGCATGGCTTTAAGAGATAAAAATCATCCTTCGATTGTAATGTGGAGTTTGGGTAATGAAGCAGGCAGCGGGCCTAATCATGCAGCGATGGCGGCATGGATCAAAGACTTTGATATTACCCGGCCGCTGCATTATGAACCAGCCATGGGCAGCCCGAAAGAAGAAGGGTATATTGATCAGGCTGATCCACGTTATTTAAAAACAAATGATCATTCGCATCGTATTCAGAATCCGCTGGATCAATATTATGTTGATGTGATCAGCCGGATGTATCCATCAGATTATACAGCACCGTTGCTGGTGAATCAACCGAACGGCGATCATCGTCCGATCTTCTTTTGTGAATATGCGCATGCCATGGGTAACAGTGCCGGTAACTTAAGAGATTTCTGGGATCAATGGCGAAGTATACCAAGAGTAATCGGTGGTTGCATTTGGGAATTTAAAGACCAGGGCTTAGAGAAAACCGATTCTGCAGGAGTGAAATATTATGCTTACGGTGGTGATTATGGTGAAAAGTATTTCGACAATTTTACCATCAAGGGAGTTGTTGCGGCTGACGGAAGACCCAAGGAAGCGATGTATGAATGTAAACGTATTTTTCAACCAATACAATGTGAGTGGGCCGATTCAACAAAAGGGTTGATTCGTATCATCAACCGAAGTGAAGTGAAGAATGTAAATGCATACACAGCTTACATTGCTATAAGAGAAGATGGGAAAATTATTTCCAGCCAGTTGATTGGTGGTATTGCTGTTGCACCGGGAACATCAGTTGAATTTCCTGTTTCCAGATGGTTGCCGAAACTAAAATCATCCTCAGAGTATCATGTGGATATGAAATTCCTGGTTCAGAAACCAAGCGGGTGGGCAGAAAGTGGATTTGAAATTGCATCAAATCAACTTCAGCTTAAAAAAGCAAATGCTGTTCCGAGTAAAACAAAATCTTATGGAAAACTGGCGGTAACTGAAAGTATAAATGCTGTTTCTGTTACAGGTAAAAATTTTAACATACGTATTCTGAATACTTTTGGTGGAGGATTATTTTCTTATGTGTACAATGGCAAAGAACAAATTGCTCAACCATTCTTACCACATTTCAAACGTCCACTTACTGATAATGACAAGAGAGGGTGGAAGCCACAGCGAAAAATGAAGCAATGGTATGAGTATGAGTTAAAACAAACCGGAACAACCGTTGGTCGTTCTGCGTCAGGTGATCTGATGATTACAACTAATTTCAGTCTGATCAATGATAGTGCAACCGTAAAAGTTGATTATACAATCAGCGAAAGCGGAATTATTAAAGTGGATTATAAATTGAATGTAAAACCGGGCTTACCTAATATTCCCAAAGTTGGTATGCAGGGGGCAATCAACAGAAGCTATGATCAAATCGAGTATTTTGGCCTCGGCCCGATGGAAAATTATATCGACAGAAAATATGGTTCTGATGTTGGTATCTACAATCAAAACATTTTTGATTTCATGGAACCTTATGTTGTGCCCCAGGAAAATGGAAACAGAACTGATGTAAGATGGATGTACTTAAACAATCCAAAATCAAAAGATGGTTTATTAATTGTTGCTGACAGTTTGCTCAGCATGAGTGCATGGCCTTATACAGAAGAAAATATCCAGAATGCAAAGCACACCAATAAACTAAAAGATGCCGGCTTCATCACACTCAATATCGATCTTATTCAAATGGGTGTGGGTGGTAACGATAGCTGGAGCGATGTGGCAGCACCTTTGGAGCAATACCAGATTAAAGCAAAAAATTATCATTATTCATTTTATCTTGTACCGGTAAATACTTCAAAAAGATCTGTTTCTAGTATTATTAAGAAAATTAAATTTTAA
- a CDS encoding glycoside hydrolase family 88 protein codes for MKRILALLLLLVAFNANAQIEYPKQMAATIMNQYKDSMVVKKYASHLEQDKLPVGNRPANWNYEIGVVLIGFERLWKMTSDQTYIDYTKHIVDHFITADGKIRTYVMDEYNSDNIPPGRQLLRLHELYKEEKYKIAAKTLRDQISIQPRNKAGGFWHKLKYPSQMWLDGLYMIEPFYAEYAVVNKQSRDFNDIINQFVWMEKYGRDSKTGLLYHGWDESKLQGWANKQTGVSPEFWSRSMGWYMMALVDVLDFIPATHPRRKELITILNRLSTAIVKFQDAKTGVWWQVTDKANKEKNYLESSGTAMFVFALAKAVRLKYLPASFNAPLQKAYNGMIKEFVTKDANGQYHFIQAVAGAGLGGIPYRDGTYEYYVNEPRRDDDLKAIGPFLQACIEMELLKPLTPKGGN; via the coding sequence ATGAAAAGAATACTTGCTTTACTGTTGTTACTTGTTGCATTCAATGCAAATGCACAGATCGAGTATCCCAAACAAATGGCGGCTACTATTATGAATCAGTACAAAGATTCAATGGTGGTGAAAAAATATGCAAGTCACCTTGAACAGGATAAATTACCAGTGGGTAACCGCCCTGCTAACTGGAATTATGAGATAGGCGTTGTATTGATCGGCTTTGAACGTTTGTGGAAAATGACCAGCGATCAAACCTATATTGATTATACCAAACACATCGTTGATCATTTTATTACTGCTGATGGAAAGATCCGTACGTATGTGATGGATGAATACAACAGCGATAATATTCCTCCCGGCAGACAGTTGTTGCGATTGCATGAATTGTATAAAGAAGAGAAATATAAAATTGCTGCAAAAACATTGCGTGACCAGATCAGCATACAGCCACGCAACAAAGCCGGCGGCTTTTGGCATAAGCTGAAATATCCATCACAAATGTGGTTGGATGGTTTGTACATGATCGAACCATTCTATGCGGAGTATGCAGTTGTAAATAAACAATCACGGGATTTTAATGATATTATCAATCAGTTTGTGTGGATGGAGAAATATGGAAGGGATTCGAAAACAGGTTTGTTGTATCATGGTTGGGATGAAAGTAAACTGCAAGGTTGGGCGAATAAACAAACCGGTGTATCGCCTGAGTTCTGGAGCCGAAGCATGGGTTGGTATATGATGGCACTGGTGGATGTGCTTGATTTTATTCCTGCAACTCATCCAAGAAGAAAAGAGTTGATTACTATTTTGAATCGACTCTCGACAGCTATTGTAAAATTCCAAGATGCAAAAACTGGTGTGTGGTGGCAGGTAACAGACAAAGCAAATAAAGAAAAGAATTATCTCGAATCATCAGGTACAGCCATGTTTGTATTTGCATTGGCAAAAGCTGTACGACTGAAATATTTACCTGCAAGCTTTAATGCTCCTTTACAAAAAGCATACAATGGTATGATCAAAGAATTTGTAACGAAAGATGCAAACGGTCAGTACCATTTCATACAGGCAGTTGCGGGCGCAGGTTTGGGCGGTATTCCATACCGTGATGGTACGTATGAGTATTATGTAAACGAACCGAGAAGAGATGATGATCTGAAAGCAATCGGACCATTTTTACAGGCATGTATTGAAATGGAGTTGTTGAAGCCCCTAACCCCTAAAGGGGGAAATTAA
- a CDS encoding bile acid:sodium symporter family protein, producing MKQFNKICLIISAVAAVLLLTGIVMQNASLYKPAAIATAVFFAIGLGSVPSLKGYQYTAWIIAAVVAGMVFPEAFKNWGGVNLRDKTLILVIIQLVMFGMGTHMSLKDFSGLASTGKGVLVGLFCHFSIMPLMGLLLTKVFHFEPEIAAGIILIGSCSSGLASNVMVYLAKANLVLSVIVTAMATLVAPLLTPLLMKTLAGTLIEIRFVDMMMEIIKIVLVPIGAALLHDFLKRASAEQKKKVYLLAAISAVWILTIVFVLQKIVIDHGLVQSMNLSGFFAGAVIAGLVYHWLSLRFPKLDSMMPLISMFGIIYFTTVTTAAGRENLMKVGVLLFIASVIHNAAGYFFGYWLSRLFGMDKNSSRTIAFEVGLQNGGMASGIAGSMGKLGTVGLAPAVFSPWMNISGSLLANYWRRRAPQPPEGGERNAT from the coding sequence ATGAAGCAATTTAATAAAATATGTTTAATCATTAGTGCTGTTGCCGCAGTGTTATTGCTGACAGGTATAGTGATGCAGAATGCATCGCTGTACAAACCTGCTGCAATTGCAACAGCGGTTTTCTTTGCGATCGGGTTGGGTTCGGTGCCGTCGTTAAAAGGTTATCAATACACAGCATGGATCATTGCAGCAGTGGTGGCAGGAATGGTTTTCCCGGAAGCGTTTAAAAACTGGGGTGGCGTTAATCTTCGTGATAAAACATTGATCCTTGTCATTATTCAATTGGTGATGTTTGGGATGGGTACACATATGAGCCTGAAAGATTTTAGCGGATTAGCATCAACAGGCAAAGGTGTATTAGTTGGGTTGTTTTGTCATTTCTCCATTATGCCGTTGATGGGTTTGCTGCTGACGAAAGTATTTCATTTTGAACCGGAGATTGCAGCAGGTATTATTTTAATTGGCAGTTGCAGCAGCGGGTTGGCAAGTAATGTAATGGTGTACCTGGCGAAAGCGAATTTGGTGTTGAGTGTAATTGTAACTGCAATGGCAACACTGGTTGCTCCATTACTTACACCTTTATTGATGAAAACACTGGCAGGCACATTGATCGAAATAAGATTTGTGGATATGATGATGGAGATCATCAAAATTGTACTGGTGCCGATTGGTGCAGCACTGTTGCATGATTTTCTGAAACGTGCTTCAGCTGAACAGAAGAAGAAAGTATACCTGCTTGCTGCAATTTCAGCTGTATGGATTTTGACCATTGTATTTGTTCTTCAAAAAATAGTTATTGACCATGGATTGGTACAAAGCATGAATCTCTCCGGTTTCTTTGCCGGTGCTGTCATTGCCGGTTTAGTTTATCATTGGCTGTCTCTGCGGTTTCCAAAACTTGATAGCATGATGCCGTTGATTTCGATGTTTGGCATTATTTATTTTACAACAGTAACAACGGCTGCTGGGAGAGAGAATTTGATGAAGGTGGGTGTGCTTTTATTCATTGCTTCTGTTATTCATAATGCAGCTGGTTATTTCTTTGGTTACTGGCTAAGCCGTTTATTTGGGATGGATAAAAATTCGAGCCGAACCATTGCCTTTGAAGTAGGTTTGCAAAACGGCGGTATGGCCAGCGGCATTGCAGGAAGTATGGGTAAGCTGGGAACGGTTGGATTGGCTCCCGCTGTATTTAGTCCGTGGATGAATATCAGTGGAAGTTTATTAGCGAACTATTGGAGAAGAAGAGCCCCCCAACCCCCTGAAGGGGGAGAAAGAAACGCAACATGA
- a CDS encoding Asp/Glu/hydantoin racemase, producing MSNSKTTNSPSGGGGKTLGLIHTSATLVPVFAELCKKYLPNVKVFNIVDDSLIKNTIARGELTPDTSKRVVNYAASAQEAGADYILFTCSSIGPAVETAATLTGVPVLRVDQPMADKAVQMGKRIGVVATLSTTLNPTSDLVRRRALVAGKEIELKSVLCEGAFEALMSGDAATHDKKVGDALKQLANEVDVIVLAQASMARVVDTLTEAEKKVPILASPPVAMEYLATILAP from the coding sequence ATGTCAAATAGTAAAACAACAAACTCCCCTTCAGGGGGTGGGGGTAAAACATTAGGATTGATTCACACATCGGCAACATTAGTGCCTGTGTTTGCAGAGTTGTGTAAGAAATATTTACCGAACGTAAAAGTATTCAACATAGTTGATGACAGCTTGATCAAGAACACCATTGCACGTGGAGAACTTACTCCCGATACTTCGAAAAGAGTAGTGAACTATGCCGCATCGGCACAGGAGGCAGGTGCTGATTATATATTATTCACCTGTTCATCAATCGGGCCTGCAGTTGAAACAGCTGCAACATTAACCGGAGTGCCTGTGTTACGTGTTGATCAGCCAATGGCCGATAAAGCAGTGCAGATGGGAAAACGAATTGGAGTGGTCGCAACATTGTCAACCACTTTAAATCCAACAAGCGATTTGGTGAGAAGAAGAGCTTTAGTTGCAGGAAAAGAAATTGAATTGAAATCTGTTTTATGCGAAGGCGCATTTGAAGCATTGATGAGCGGCGATGCAGCAACACATGACAAGAAAGTAGGAGACGCATTAAAGCAATTGGCGAATGAAGTGGATGTAATTGTGTTGGCGCAGGCAAGCATGGCAAGGGTAGTGGACACATTAACCGAAGCAGAAAAGAAAGTGCCGATACTCGCAAGCCCACCGGTAGCAATGGAATATTTAGCAACGATATTAGCCCCCTAA
- a CDS encoding four-carbon acid sugar kinase family protein — translation MNNKQNILLAFYGDDFTGSTDALEFITRAGAKAVLFIEPPTEEQLQQFPQLDVIGVAGKTRSLSQGQMKEILIPAFEQLKASGAKQVHYKVCSTFDSSPAVGSIGKAIDCGAEVFQNKLIPVLGGAPSLGRYCVFGNLFARMGIGSNGKIYRLDRHPSMSKHPVTPADESDLRLHLGKQTTKKIGLIDISQLEQPIEKWNDAVTDEEVVLVDAMYESQLIRIGEWMNGLGQEKTLFSVGGSSVEAALGNYWNEKKLLNPVTEWKHPGKAESLLVISGSCSPVSAAQIEWAKANGFAEVVLDAVRIVNEGIIDDAIAEHVGILLQQKNVIVHTGAKELENLSSEKLGRALGNIAKQAVINSNVKRVVIAGGDTSSYAARAMEIDAVEMIAPLVSGAPLCKAYSRNEMINGLEVNFKGGQVGGENYFGVLLNGEL, via the coding sequence GTGAATAACAAACAAAACATATTACTCGCTTTTTATGGCGATGATTTTACTGGTAGTACCGATGCACTGGAATTTATTACACGTGCCGGTGCAAAAGCTGTGTTGTTTATTGAACCGCCAACAGAGGAACAGTTGCAACAGTTTCCGCAGCTTGATGTGATTGGCGTGGCAGGTAAAACAAGATCATTATCGCAGGGGCAGATGAAAGAGATCTTGATCCCTGCATTTGAACAGTTGAAAGCGAGTGGAGCAAAGCAGGTGCATTATAAAGTGTGCTCTACGTTTGATTCATCGCCTGCTGTGGGAAGTATTGGGAAAGCGATTGATTGTGGAGCGGAGGTATTCCAGAATAAATTGATCCCTGTGTTGGGTGGCGCACCATCGCTTGGAAGATATTGTGTGTTTGGTAATTTGTTTGCACGAATGGGGATTGGCAGTAACGGGAAAATTTATCGGTTGGATCGTCATCCATCAATGAGTAAACATCCGGTTACACCAGCTGATGAAAGTGATCTGCGTTTGCATTTGGGTAAACAGACAACAAAGAAGATTGGATTAATTGATATTTCACAACTGGAACAACCCATTGAAAAATGGAATGATGCAGTAACTGATGAAGAGGTGGTATTGGTTGATGCAATGTATGAATCACAGTTGATCAGGATCGGTGAGTGGATGAACGGACTGGGACAAGAGAAAACTTTGTTCAGTGTTGGCGGATCAAGTGTAGAAGCAGCGTTAGGTAATTATTGGAATGAAAAGAAACTATTGAATCCTGTAACTGAATGGAAGCATCCTGGTAAAGCAGAATCACTATTGGTGATATCAGGCAGTTGTTCACCTGTTAGTGCTGCACAGATCGAATGGGCCAAAGCAAATGGTTTTGCAGAAGTGGTGCTTGATGCAGTGCGAATTGTAAATGAGGGCATAATTGACGATGCAATTGCTGAGCATGTTGGGATATTGTTGCAACAGAAAAATGTGATCGTTCATACAGGTGCAAAAGAGCTGGAGAATCTTTCATCAGAGAAATTGGGGAGGGCTTTGGGAAACATTGCAAAACAAGCAGTGATAAATTCAAATGTTAAACGTGTTGTAATAGCCGGTGGCGATACAAGCAGCTATGCTGCAAGAGCCATGGAGATCGATGCAGTAGAAATGATTGCTCCGTTGGTGAGTGGTGCACCATTGTGCAAAGCGTATTCAAGGAATGAAATGATAAACGGACTGGAAGTAAACTTTAAAGGCGGACAGGTTGGTGGAGAGAATTATTTTGGTGTGTTGTTGAACGGAGAGTTGTAG